Within the Alteromonas sp. M12 genome, the region TTTGTGCGGTCGTCCATTATTAGGCGAACGACGCTGTCCACTTGGCCGTGAAACCGGTTTGCAAAAGACTTATTGGACTGAGGATGACTGGCTAAGAGTTGAAAATGCAGTCACAGATGGGCTACCCGAAATGCTAGTGCCAGCGCCGAATATGCCAGAACATCCATGGCCTGCCACTAAACATAAACATGATTTTGATACACCAGAGCTACCAATAGAATTTCAATGGTTACGTACACCGAATCCCGAGCGCTTGTTCAGTTTAAGTGCTCGACCAGGTTACATGCGTTTGATTGGCCGAGAATCAATCGGGTCGTTATACGAACATGCGTTAGTCGCCCGCAGACAACAGGCTTTTGCTTATTCAGCACAAACCGCTATGGAGTTTTCGCCAACTAATTTTCAGCAAACTGCTGGGCTTATCTGTTATTACAACAGCAATAAATTTCACTATTGTTACGTATCCATCGACGATGAAGGTAATCGTTTTGTGGATGTGATGAGTTGTTTGGGTAACCAAGACTTAACCCTCACATTTGGCCTTCGCGAGGGGCATACAGACGGTTTCATCACGGATCCCCGCTTTTTATTGCCAAACCAAGGGCCTGTATATTTAAGAGCAGATGTTGACCATCACTTACTCACCTTCTCTTTTTCAGTGGACGAAAAACACTGGACAAAACTGCCTATTAACCTTGACTACACCATTATTTCTGATGAAGCAGGTGGAGGCGATGGCTGTCATTTTACCGGGGGTTTTGTCGGTATGGCTTGCCAAGATGTGTCAGGACAGCAATGCAAAGCTGATTTTGACTATTTTGAATACATTGAATGCTAGACAGA harbors:
- a CDS encoding glycoside hydrolase family 43 protein → MTTSTQTMIQNPILPGFNPDPSIVAVGDDFYIATSTFEWYPGVQIHHSKDLKNWRLLSRPLNREALLDLRGEPDSCGVWAPCLSYHDGLFYLIYTDVKRFDGNFKDAHNYLTTCDTIDGEWSDPIYMNSSGFDPSLFHDDDGKKWFVNMVWDHRHQKNRFGGILLQEYCPVKKQLVGEIKNIFAGSKLACTEAPHLYKRNGYYYLITAEGGTFYTHAMTVARSRNIDGPYELDPYGYLLTAKDNQHLGLQRTGHGDLFETPNGETYLVHLCGRPLLGERRCPLGRETGLQKTYWTEDDWLRVENAVTDGLPEMLVPAPNMPEHPWPATKHKHDFDTPELPIEFQWLRTPNPERLFSLSARPGYMRLIGRESIGSLYEHALVARRQQAFAYSAQTAMEFSPTNFQQTAGLICYYNSNKFHYCYVSIDDEGNRFVDVMSCLGNQDLTLTFGLREGHTDGFITDPRFLLPNQGPVYLRADVDHHLLTFSFSVDEKHWTKLPINLDYTIISDEAGGGDGCHFTGGFVGMACQDVSGQQCKADFDYFEYIEC